GTATCTTTTGTGCATGGCCAAGCAAAAGGTACACACTTGCGGTCTTGTCGAACAAACGCCGCTGCTCTCCAAAAGACGTGTGCAGGGTTGATCTACAGCACCCGCGACGAGTATGGCGGCCAAATGGCTAATGTAACTGCTGGCCAGTCTTAAGGTCTCTATTTTCGACAGCTTCCGGTCGGCCGGCTCGGTTGGAATCAGGGTTCTGAGCGCGCTAAAAGCCGTGTTCACGCTGCACAACGAAGATCGCGTTTCCTTCAGACCGTGACACTCGGATCCTAAACTGCTCTATCAATATATCAGGTCTATCTTGTTCATTATCAAAAATacgtttaacaaaaaaaagcgTCCAAAGAAACGGTCCGTCGCGCGAAATCTCACAAGGGAACAAAAACGCGCAGATCCTTCGTCTTTTTCGcgcaataaaaaacatatacttCGATAATCCTCGTTGGATATTTGTTTTTGTCCTCGTTACATACGCAATCGCTCGTGTTTTCGGGGGTTGAAAGGGGACGAAAAACGCAAATAAATCACGCAGATGCAAAATAGCTTCTTCACCTATGAGTGCGATCTCTCTCTCGAGCGTTCGCTTGATATCGCTGCCTCGTCGGCTCTTGGCTCCTCCTGC
This DNA window, taken from Monomorium pharaonis isolate MP-MQ-018 chromosome 6, ASM1337386v2, whole genome shotgun sequence, encodes the following:
- the LOC105833345 gene encoding pancreas transcription factor 1 subunit alpha — encoded protein: MRKFHIPGRNGKRLCPIDEDGVVVNGQRKRCSIASTAWRHAGGAKSRRGSDIKRTLEREIALIGEEAILHLRDLFAFFVPFQPPKTRAIAYSSLGSECHGLKETRSSLCSVNTAFSALRTLIPTEPADRKLSKIETLRLASSYISHLAAILVAGAVDQPCTRLLESSGVCSTRPQVCTFCLAMHKRYSFDISQEIQDYSNEETTSYVYVPTNATHFNINVNDI